The following coding sequences are from one Deltaproteobacteria bacterium window:
- a CDS encoding ABC transporter permease produces MERNNFSPMVDRLLKFTVSTAGASLGLWRNRGPIFQLTRLEIAKRYKGSIFGVFWSLLTPLSMLLVYTFAFSVILGLRWSDSPNKGHAGFALALFAGLIPFDMFSQSLLNATQSIVSNPHYVKKVIFPTEIIPLVAVCSAFVESFLRLAVLTVWTVMSGVPLFPGAFIVAAIYIPLLFLCTGLSWMLAAMGVHYRDLPHILTIILQLLFFLCPVIYSFSAVPVQYRYVLAVNPIGILIAWFRDAVLWGHSPNWFVYIIILMACLVIYAAGYSFFMRNKKALADLI; encoded by the coding sequence ATGGAACGAAATAATTTTTCCCCCATGGTTGACCGGTTATTGAAGTTTACGGTTTCAACCGCCGGGGCGTCCCTTGGTTTATGGCGTAACAGAGGCCCCATATTTCAACTCACGCGCCTGGAAATCGCCAAACGATACAAGGGGTCGATTTTCGGAGTATTCTGGTCTTTGCTGACGCCTTTGTCGATGCTTCTTGTTTATACTTTCGCCTTTTCAGTCATCCTGGGCCTGAGATGGAGCGATTCGCCCAACAAGGGGCATGCCGGATTCGCGCTCGCACTTTTTGCCGGACTCATACCCTTTGACATGTTTTCGCAATCGCTTTTGAACGCCACCCAGTCCATTGTTTCAAATCCTCATTATGTCAAGAAGGTGATTTTCCCGACGGAAATTATTCCGCTTGTCGCCGTGTGCTCGGCTTTTGTGGAGTCCTTTCTGAGACTTGCCGTCCTGACGGTGTGGACGGTCATGAGCGGAGTACCTCTTTTTCCCGGCGCTTTCATCGTGGCGGCCATCTACATACCGCTTTTGTTTTTATGCACGGGCCTTTCCTGGATGCTGGCGGCAATGGGGGTTCATTACAGGGACCTGCCGCATATTCTTACGATCATACTGCAGCTTCTATTTTTTCTTTGCCCGGTGATTTATTCTTTTTCAGCCGTTCCGGTTCAATATCGGTACGTGCTGGCGGTAAATCCCATAGGTATCTTGATCGCATGGTTCAGGGATGCGGTTCTTTGGGGGCATAGCCCGAACTGGTTTGTATATATTATCATATTGATGGCATGCCTCGTCATATACGCAGCGGGATATTCGTTTTTCATGAGAAATAAAAAGGCGCTCGCTGATTTGATTTGA
- a CDS encoding polyprenyl synthetase family protein yields the protein MTALKQDPASEYFSALHKSVNDELERLMPFSTSKILDEAMRYALFPGGKRLRPILAILSGEIFSGRSKALLSIAASVEMLHAASLVLDDLPAMDNAQARHGRPSHHLVHDAALSVLCGHSLVSLALYLPTRSGLSDRACRIITAELSGCIGPIGMAASQADDLLGNASSEQEAVKVAYGKTGYLFASAAFCGAAACGATSEQSEILRSFGFHLGVAFQIADDISDQHAEDLSRSCVNVANVVGRKRAVEILHNELGMAEEKAGSIGGAGSLLVLTGWVRKNVSNVH from the coding sequence ATGACGGCTTTGAAACAGGACCCGGCCTCGGAGTATTTCTCTGCCCTGCATAAGTCGGTGAATGACGAGTTGGAAAGGCTCATGCCTTTTTCCACGTCCAAAATTCTGGATGAGGCCATGCGCTACGCGCTGTTTCCGGGCGGCAAGAGGCTCCGGCCCATTCTGGCCATACTTTCCGGCGAAATTTTTTCCGGGCGCAGCAAGGCGCTCCTTTCCATTGCGGCCTCCGTTGAAATGCTTCATGCGGCGTCTCTCGTCCTGGACGATCTTCCGGCCATGGACAACGCCCAGGCGCGGCACGGAAGGCCCTCCCATCACCTTGTCCACGACGCGGCCCTTTCCGTGTTATGCGGACACTCCCTGGTTTCACTGGCCCTCTATCTGCCCACCCGGTCCGGTCTTTCCGATAGGGCCTGCCGAATTATCACCGCCGAGCTTTCCGGTTGCATTGGCCCGATAGGAATGGCGGCTTCGCAGGCGGACGATCTTCTTGGAAACGCATCTTCCGAGCAGGAAGCCGTCAAAGTCGCTTACGGCAAAACAGGATACCTGTTTGCCTCAGCGGCCTTTTGCGGTGCGGCGGCATGCGGCGCGACCAGCGAACAAAGTGAAATCCTGCGTTCTTTTGGGTTTCACCTGGGTGTTGCCTTCCAAATCGCGGACGATATTTCGGATCAACACGCCGAGGATTTATCCCGCAGTTGCGTGAACGTGGCGAATGTCGTGGGAAGAAAGAGGGCCGTGGAAATCCTTCACAACGAGCTTGGCATGGCTGAGGAAAAGGCTGGAAGCATTGGCGGCGCCGGTTCTCTTTTGGTGCTGACCGGATGGGTGCGAAAAAATGTCAGCAATGTCCATTAA
- a CDS encoding radical SAM protein — translation MALNKSIARLLRWAGLSSRTQERINRAHAAAFNKTRPCGPQSVLCWAPFRNLYFTYSGDAVACCNNRSYTFGRWPEQSINDIWFGEMAEGLRRLIRQNDLSNGCSNCMEHLKGGNFDAIKAMMYDHLPANPNGYPSVMELELSTRCNIKCIMCYWTMASDARKNQSGKKTLDSPYDKSFVEELSRFVPYLTEIKFYGGEPFLSEINYDAMEMILNVKKELSIIVQTNATILNERVQSLLDRGRFHVTASLEAVDKGCYEAIRIGANFEQVMDNILAFADYAKKRGTFFGISTCAMRQNWRELPEIVALCNRLDVPVYFHTIWHPPGCALWNLPSGELGTIRDHLAARVFPGESANSSKNRKHYQDLVSQLGYWRENALTREKNEVRFEGLSLDSLDYLFRKIEVTLLTDLACGKPEAQKRLDRMVLEISAAVEELPPGYPISPAMEIMNQLNGPFLLSLLEPIDRKGILGRFLSLREEILPDCGTAPR, via the coding sequence ATGGCCTTAAACAAAAGCATAGCCCGCTTGTTGCGCTGGGCAGGGCTCTCCTCCCGGACACAGGAGCGCATTAACCGCGCTCATGCTGCGGCTTTTAACAAAACCAGGCCTTGCGGCCCTCAATCGGTGCTATGCTGGGCTCCGTTCCGAAATCTGTATTTCACCTATTCGGGTGACGCGGTCGCCTGCTGCAACAACCGGTCCTACACCTTCGGGCGCTGGCCCGAACAGAGCATAAACGACATCTGGTTCGGAGAAATGGCCGAGGGCCTTCGCAGACTCATCAGGCAGAACGATCTTTCCAACGGTTGCTCCAACTGCATGGAGCATCTCAAAGGCGGCAATTTCGACGCCATCAAGGCCATGATGTATGACCACCTTCCGGCCAATCCCAACGGTTATCCCAGCGTGATGGAACTGGAGCTTTCCACGCGGTGCAATATAAAATGCATCATGTGTTACTGGACAATGGCGTCCGATGCGAGAAAAAATCAAAGCGGGAAAAAAACACTCGACAGCCCTTATGACAAATCTTTCGTGGAGGAGCTTTCAAGGTTCGTTCCGTATCTTACCGAAATAAAATTTTACGGCGGCGAGCCGTTTTTGTCTGAAATCAACTATGACGCAATGGAGATGATATTAAACGTAAAAAAAGAGCTTTCAATCATCGTTCAGACCAACGCCACGATATTGAACGAAAGGGTGCAGAGCCTCCTTGACCGGGGCAGATTTCACGTTACTGCCTCCTTGGAGGCGGTTGACAAGGGCTGTTATGAAGCCATCCGCATCGGGGCCAATTTCGAACAGGTGATGGACAATATTCTTGCCTTTGCGGATTACGCGAAAAAAAGGGGGACCTTTTTCGGAATCTCGACCTGCGCCATGCGCCAGAACTGGCGCGAGCTTCCTGAGATAGTCGCCCTGTGCAACCGCCTGGATGTTCCGGTTTATTTCCACACCATCTGGCATCCGCCGGGTTGCGCCTTGTGGAACCTGCCTTCCGGGGAACTTGGGACCATACGGGACCACCTCGCAGCCCGAGTTTTTCCGGGCGAATCCGCCAACAGTTCCAAGAATCGCAAGCATTACCAGGACCTCGTTTCACAGCTTGGGTATTGGCGCGAAAACGCCCTTACACGCGAAAAAAACGAAGTGAGGTTCGAGGGCCTTTCCTTGGACAGCCTGGATTATCTTTTCCGGAAAATCGAGGTGACCCTCCTGACCGATCTTGCGTGCGGCAAGCCCGAAGCCCAAAAGAGGCTTGACCGGATGGTCCTTGAAATCTCCGCCGCCGTGGAGGAGCTGCCGCCCGGCTATCCCATATCACCTGCCATGGAAATCATGAACCAGCTGAACGGTCCCTTTCTCCTTTCCCTTCTCGAACCCATAGACAGAAAAGGCATTCTGGGCAGGTTCTTAAGCCTGCGGGAGGAAATTCTTCCTGACTGCGGCACCGCCCCCCGATAA
- a CDS encoding ABC transporter ATP-binding protein codes for MSTEKTPTGPESAEEKRRLIVASGLGKMFRLSADPHRRLKSAFTNRIGNRLSGKSRSLGEEFWALRDISFSVAQGEVLGIIGKNGSGKTTLLQLIAGISEPTSGTVRTSGKISTLLELGSGFHRDFTGRENIYISGMISGFNRKEIDRKIDDIIRFADISRFVDQPVKTYSNGMFVRLSFAVQTYFDPEILLIDEVLSVGDIFFQQKCHERITSLINKGAATVIVSHEHYVIQKYCTSVLVLDKGECIYIGDPNVALQKYFLLNQSNDAKTMSFIKKEPFVLSSHTDAQTVNYWPSEEKFINLSHVEIEGNKNIVKFNGAAVCDENGYKCSEFEIGDKAYFYFEFELMDDIEIPVGGLGIINRMNVMIHAKISIQNGVKVPQNIKKGTRLRFSQMIRLSLQPGNYTFIMGLAALSPSEYSFAVSHSLFDLGLHNNLLLMVMHAGPIHVKSPVKGLDPPFFGYADLEGHGALSIVE; via the coding sequence ATGTCGACCGAAAAAACTCCGACTGGCCCGGAAAGCGCTGAAGAAAAAAGGCGGCTCATTGTCGCAAGCGGTCTTGGCAAGATGTTCCGGTTGTCCGCCGATCCCCACAGGCGGCTCAAATCAGCGTTTACAAACAGGATAGGAAACCGGCTGAGCGGGAAAAGCCGGTCTTTGGGTGAAGAATTCTGGGCGCTTAGAGACATTTCGTTTTCGGTGGCCCAGGGAGAGGTATTGGGAATAATCGGCAAGAACGGCTCCGGCAAGACAACCCTTTTGCAGCTTATAGCCGGAATTTCGGAACCCACCAGCGGAACAGTTCGGACCTCCGGCAAGATATCCACCCTCCTTGAACTTGGAAGCGGGTTCCACCGGGACTTCACCGGAAGGGAGAACATCTATATTTCGGGCATGATTTCAGGCTTCAACCGCAAGGAAATTGACAGAAAGATTGACGATATAATCCGGTTTGCCGATATAAGCCGGTTCGTGGATCAGCCGGTCAAGACTTACTCGAACGGAATGTTCGTCAGGCTGTCCTTTGCCGTTCAGACCTATTTTGATCCGGAAATATTGCTGATTGATGAAGTATTGAGCGTTGGCGATATTTTTTTTCAACAGAAATGCCATGAGCGTATTACATCATTGATAAATAAAGGTGCCGCGACCGTCATAGTCAGCCATGAACACTACGTAATTCAAAAATATTGTACGAGTGTATTGGTTTTAGATAAAGGTGAATGCATATACATTGGCGATCCTAACGTGGCTCTTCAAAAATATTTTTTGCTGAATCAAAGTAATGATGCAAAAACGATGTCATTTATTAAAAAGGAACCATTTGTTCTTTCTAGTCATACTGATGCCCAAACAGTTAATTATTGGCCTTCAGAGGAAAAATTTATTAATTTATCACATGTTGAAATTGAAGGTAATAAAAATATAGTTAAATTTAATGGTGCTGCTGTTTGTGATGAAAATGGCTACAAATGTTCTGAGTTCGAAATTGGAGATAAAGCATATTTTTATTTTGAATTTGAACTTATGGATGATATTGAAATTCCTGTTGGAGGATTAGGTATAATTAACAGGATGAATGTAATGATTCATGCAAAAATATCCATACAGAATGGGGTAAAAGTTCCGCAAAACATAAAGAAAGGGACACGGCTGAGATTCAGCCAGATGATCAGGCTTTCGCTGCAGCCTGGAAATTACACCTTCATTATGGGCCTGGCCGCCTTAAGCCCTTCCGAATACTCTTTTGCCGTTTCACACAGCCTTTTTGATCTGGGGCTGCACAACAACCTGCTTCTTATGGTTATGCACGCCGGTCCGATCCATGTAAAATCGCCCGTCAAGGGTCTGGACCCGCCTTTTTTCGGGTATGCAGACCTTGAAGGGCATGGGGCTCTATCCATTGTAGAATGA
- a CDS encoding radical SAM protein, which yields MSLTKSSKVKSCLPVNYNFKHLNNELYHFFNDIERGIMHAPYMVQILLPYSCRLNCLFCGSRPFKQCKKFGYSGVLQYIKKVYFEFLKIDYTYTQRLEALLNSNISQLKLIAIENNINPNIIDYIDSISKESTMLSTIYLPYRVIIKLKYELQQLNANQQIIIIAYVTRWVSKLLVENGLDFTMDIEYYLKLINEAAEMGSKIISLGGFNDMFSSDEYLIPIMKLVKSSGMYGVAHTSGFIVNEALMEAMIDLSWDEINLSLHTTIDNIAKFLRGSKDYIKQVESFIAKFNRIKKKKNKKLPNINCVNVLNKFNYKEIVDMMRWVKAHEINSLYFNPMWLYSKESFDIKMENSDIEEFKYLISKNIMKIRDFHLSTNIEELLELETMHVSTVYSDPPSIEDVETQFKDYSPMLKHPCSESSETCIDNSVCPAPWFQIAIDNQGGPKLCANHFMAPFTSNIHTQSLSEIWYGEEFNLARRNYVEGKLPIECSRYCSQYPSFYIKKILEEYLGMKNFINSGQVMPESFLGIIS from the coding sequence ATGTCGCTTACAAAAAGTTCAAAAGTTAAATCATGCTTGCCTGTCAATTATAATTTTAAACATCTCAATAATGAACTATACCATTTTTTTAATGATATTGAACGCGGGATTATGCATGCTCCTTATATGGTTCAAATTTTATTACCATATTCATGTCGTCTTAATTGTTTATTTTGTGGTAGTAGACCATTCAAACAATGTAAAAAATTTGGATATTCGGGTGTGCTTCAATATATTAAAAAAGTATATTTTGAGTTTCTAAAAATTGATTATACTTATACACAGCGTCTTGAAGCTTTATTAAATAGTAATATCAGTCAACTTAAATTAATCGCAATAGAAAATAATATAAATCCAAATATTATTGACTATATAGATTCTATATCAAAAGAATCAACAATGCTTTCTACAATATATCTTCCATACCGTGTTATTATAAAATTGAAATACGAACTTCAGCAATTAAATGCCAACCAGCAGATAATCATTATTGCCTATGTTACAAGATGGGTGTCAAAACTTTTAGTTGAAAACGGTCTCGATTTTACAATGGACATTGAATATTATTTAAAATTAATTAATGAAGCAGCTGAGATGGGCAGTAAAATTATTTCTCTTGGCGGTTTTAATGACATGTTTAGCTCTGATGAATATTTGATTCCAATAATGAAACTTGTAAAATCATCTGGGATGTATGGCGTAGCTCATACATCAGGTTTTATTGTAAATGAAGCATTAATGGAAGCTATGATAGACCTTTCATGGGATGAGATTAATTTAAGCCTTCATACAACTATCGATAATATCGCCAAATTTTTAAGAGGCTCAAAAGACTATATAAAACAAGTCGAATCATTTATAGCTAAATTTAATAGAATCAAGAAAAAAAAGAATAAAAAACTTCCTAATATCAATTGTGTGAATGTCTTAAATAAGTTTAATTATAAAGAAATCGTGGATATGATGAGATGGGTTAAAGCTCATGAAATCAATAGTTTATATTTTAATCCAATGTGGCTATATTCAAAAGAATCTTTTGATATCAAAATGGAAAATAGCGATATTGAAGAATTTAAATATTTGATATCAAAAAATATTATGAAAATTAGAGATTTTCATTTAAGCACAAATATCGAAGAATTGTTGGAGCTTGAAACTATGCATGTTTCGACAGTTTATTCAGACCCGCCAAGCATAGAAGATGTAGAAACACAATTCAAAGATTATTCGCCAATGTTGAAACATCCATGTTCTGAAAGTTCTGAAACCTGCATAGACAATTCTGTTTGCCCCGCGCCATGGTTTCAAATCGCAATAGATAATCAGGGTGGACCCAAGTTATGCGCCAACCACTTTATGGCCCCGTTCACATCAAATATTCACACCCAGTCACTTTCCGAAATTTGGTACGGTGAGGAATTCAATCTTGCCCGAAGAAATTATGTCGAAGGGAAATTACCCATCGAGTGTTCTCGATACTGCTCGCAATATCCATCTTTCTATATTAAAAAAATACTAGAAGAGTATTTAGGAATGAAAAATTTCATAAATTCAGGCCAAGTCATGCCAGAATCTTTTCTCGGTATAATTTCATGA
- a CDS encoding UbiA prenyltransferase family protein has translation MEAYGPFILTGAVMSAMLNAGSNVLNQITEKALDAKAKPHRVLPSGLMKVSTATWYAAFLYASALVLAFRIEPVPGEHSAFWCAAAAATATVLYSVKPFYLKSRGWWANVTIAVPRGCLLKVAGWACVAGVSDIEPWFIGLIFMLFLLGAATSKDFADMKADGEAGVRTLPVIYGAEKAARLAAPFFIFPWMLLAVGVLCPRPGGGHILHAGTLPTLGVSLALASYGFYVARLMRKPSDTDLEGNHKAWKHMYILMMSAQVGLLVCYFGQEGMG, from the coding sequence ATGGAAGCCTACGGCCCCTTCATTCTTACCGGGGCCGTAATGTCGGCAATGCTGAACGCGGGCTCCAACGTGCTAAATCAAATAACGGAAAAAGCCCTGGACGCAAAGGCAAAGCCTCACAGGGTGCTTCCCAGTGGGCTGATGAAAGTATCAACGGCCACTTGGTATGCGGCATTTCTGTATGCTTCAGCCCTGGTCCTGGCCTTTCGGATCGAGCCTGTTCCGGGCGAACACAGCGCGTTTTGGTGCGCCGCAGCAGCCGCAACAGCCACTGTCCTTTACTCCGTAAAACCCTTTTACCTGAAGTCACGCGGCTGGTGGGCCAATGTCACCATCGCGGTTCCACGAGGCTGCCTTTTAAAGGTGGCTGGATGGGCCTGCGTTGCAGGGGTTTCGGACATCGAACCCTGGTTTATAGGGCTCATCTTCATGCTGTTCCTTCTGGGCGCGGCAACCAGCAAGGATTTTGCGGACATGAAAGCCGACGGCGAGGCTGGCGTCCGCACCCTGCCGGTAATTTACGGAGCGGAAAAGGCAGCAAGGCTGGCAGCGCCCTTCTTCATTTTCCCCTGGATGCTCCTGGCCGTGGGGGTTCTTTGCCCCAGGCCCGGAGGCGGCCATATTCTCCACGCCGGAACGCTCCCCACCTTAGGCGTCAGCCTTGCGCTTGCCTCATACGGATTTTACGTGGCACGTCTGATGCGGAAGCCTTCTGACACAGACCTTGAGGGAAACCATAAGGCCTGGAAGCATATGTATATTTTGATGATGTCGGCTCAAGTCGGGCTTCTTGTGTGCTATTTTGGGCAGGAAGGGATGGGTTGA
- a CDS encoding methyltransferase domain-containing protein, protein MDARSYYYDLTEAYCSYGHNRAFHHALWDRDGMDWDAALDRSNELLAEGLGLGPETEILDAGCGIGWFAVWCAKNFGARVTGITVVEKHVGMAYKMAEEKGVGHLCRFEVMDMEKLYDVPDRAYDVIVNQESFCHAADKREYLRQAARILRPGGVWAAIVFSRVDRTFTRSEKRLYEKVLKGFHIPDLWSGEKIEKTLAENGFSNLLIQDISIMTHPTARKMIHHCRAPLLAAKFGLDRFFFRGDPGSRANHVGHFSAGNAYSKGLLKGCFRHYLIKAQKSTTTLY, encoded by the coding sequence ATGGACGCCAGAAGTTATTACTATGACCTCACCGAAGCCTATTGCAGCTATGGACACAACCGCGCATTCCATCATGCCTTGTGGGACAGGGATGGCATGGACTGGGATGCGGCGCTGGACCGCTCCAACGAACTTCTTGCGGAGGGTCTTGGCCTTGGGCCGGAAACGGAAATACTCGATGCCGGGTGCGGCATAGGCTGGTTTGCTGTCTGGTGCGCGAAGAATTTCGGCGCGCGGGTGACAGGAATCACCGTTGTGGAAAAACACGTTGGCATGGCTTATAAAATGGCGGAAGAAAAGGGAGTCGGCCACCTCTGCCGCTTCGAGGTCATGGACATGGAGAAGCTGTACGACGTTCCTGACCGGGCCTACGACGTCATCGTCAACCAGGAATCCTTTTGCCACGCGGCAGACAAGCGCGAATATCTGCGCCAGGCGGCCAGAATCCTTAGGCCTGGCGGGGTCTGGGCAGCCATTGTCTTTTCGCGCGTCGACCGGACTTTCACGCGATCTGAAAAAAGGCTCTATGAAAAAGTTCTGAAAGGATTCCATATCCCTGACCTCTGGTCCGGCGAAAAAATAGAAAAGACCCTCGCCGAAAACGGTTTCTCCAATCTTCTGATACAAGATATATCAATCATGACGCATCCCACCGCCAGAAAGATGATCCATCACTGCCGGGCTCCGCTCCTTGCGGCAAAATTTGGGTTGGACCGCTTTTTTTTCAGGGGGGACCCCGGTTCCAGAGCGAATCACGTCGGACATTTCAGCGCAGGCAACGCTTACAGCAAAGGGCTTCTCAAAGGATGTTTCAGGCATTATCTCATCAAAGCCCAAAAAAGCACCACAACACTTTATTAG